The nucleotide window gtaagaagagtagatcaaatggagtagagtcaagttaaaagaggtagaggaagacctaggaaaactattagagaaaccattagaaaggatttagaggtcaatgagttggatccaaatttggtgtatgatagaacactatggtgtcatttgatccatgtagccgaccccacttagtgggataaggcttggttgttgttgttgttgtattaacCCCAGTTTTTAGGAGAAATCCGGGTTTGGTCGGGAGATAAGTAAAGTTTGTCCAATGATTGTTCAAGTCAGAATTTGAACCCGGGTTCTCCTAAGCGATTCATCCCTAAGTGAAGCTCATTAATCACTTGAGCAAGTCACTTGGTTATGTgctgttttattatttatatttcccCTTTTAAATTTGAGCTGAATTGGattctttcattttaaaattgctGAGATGGTACCGAGACACGTATACTgatgtttttctgtttttcagAATCTTGAAGGAAACATGAATCATTTTGACAAAGATGAAATTCCGATACTGTCAGAAACACGTGGACAACGATCTGATGACCCTCAGGACTCTACCTTTCGAAGAAACATATCGAGGACACGGAGTGCTTCAATTTCTATTCCTATGGCTTCTCTAGATCCATACGAGAGACAACCAAATCTTGTCGGACATACTGGTCCGCTTCGTACCACGAGGAAAACTCCTGTTAGCCAAATGAGTGGTCCATTATATGTTTCTCCTGCAACTGGAAATACTTTTCAGAATAATATAATGGTGGCAGGAAACAAAGTAGGGGAGAACAAGACAGAGAAGTTTTCTACATTTGATGGCACGGATAAAAATGAACACTTGTTAAGGTCTGGACAACTAGGAATGTGTAATGATCCTTATTGTACTACTTGCCCTACTTACTTCAAAGTTGCTCAGCAAAGAAAACCAAGAGCTTCCACTATATTTGATCCCAAGGTATCTTTCTTCCTAAAGTAATCGACTTTTATTTCTTCATAAATTTAAGAAAAGACTGACTTCTATGTTTTGAAATTGACTTCATGACGATGATTCAGCCTTcttttaaaagtataatttataGATATctgattattttcatatttatagatagctttacttttattttcaatgGCAATCACTATGATGAATGCACCTTTTTTGTCATATAGTTGTGCACGTTCTGTTTGTGTTTGCTGTTACTTTCACATAACCAATCATACATTTTTCCTGTTTTGAATGTTTTACAGTTCCACAATTCTCTATATGGCGACGCCAAAGGTTATGGAaggaaatttttttctttctgcaattcATGTATTCCTGGAGTTATGAACCCTCATGCAAAAGTTGTACAACAATGGAACAAGGTTTTGGCCATATTTTGCTTGGTCGCAATTTTTGTTGATccgttattttttttcttactctATGTGGAGGAGGTAtgattcttttcattttaattaagtttaaaacCTTCCAACATCATTTTacattacttttttctttacttacaaataaaataaaacttcgcCTTTTCTTTTTCGTTTTCTGCAGAAAAATAAATGTATTCGAATCAACCACGCAATGGCAACAACACTTGTTGTACTTAGAAGCATAACCGATGTTGTGTATCTCTTGAACATTCTTCTCCAGGTAATTTGTCAGTTCTCACATTTTTGGATTTAATATTTGCTAATCCATCTATTGATAGAATGATAGACCATTTGAATGTAAATGTTTCTAATGGTTGATCTTATAATTTTCATTAGTCCCTCTTTGCTTGTAGGAAGAAAAAAGTGCATATGTCTTGAATCTTAAACATGGACGTCGAGTATTATGTCTAGGTTATTGTGTTTTCATTGTTTAAAGATTATATAACTCTACCAGTTTCCTTTTTTGCAGTTTAGGTTGGCTTATGTTTCTCCTGAGTCAAGGGTTGTTGGTGCTGGGGATTTAGTTGACCATCCCAAGAAAATAGCTGTTAATTACTTTAAGAGCTACTTTCTCTTCGACTTATTTGTTGTATCACCTCTTCCTCAGGTATATATCTTCCTATCTCTCCATGTTGTTTGTTGGCACCGTTACCTCGGTGTTGTGTTGATGCCTTAATAAATAGTACGTGGAATTGAATAAGTGTTTGACGATATGTATTTGACACGGAAGAAAAGGGATTTTAATCTGTGAAAAAGACTACAAGTTTATGATGTATGTTGTGAAATATTTGCAGATAATGATACTATTTATCCTACCAACTTCCTTGGGGATATCAGGAGCAAATTATGCCAAGAATCTTCTACGTCTAGGAATCCTTATTCAATATATTCCCAGATTGTTCAGATTTTTGCCTCTGCTAATTGGTCAGTCTCCAACTGGATTCATATTCGAGTCAGCCTGGGCAAATTTCATTATAAATCTTCTGATTTTTATGCTATCCGGCCATGTTGTTGGTTCATGCTGGTATCTCTTTGGCCTACAGGTGAGTAATAAAAATGACATTTGAAGcttcattctaaaaaataaaaaaaaattcttcctcattaaaatttcacattttgCTTTAAATTCTCACCTTGCATTCAAATAAAAAGAACCCTGCATCTTCACATaatgaaaggaaaaagaaaaaaatattaatcgatTCACTTTAATGCTTCTGATTTATAAGGTTACATCGGGCCTGTTTGGAtagacttatttgagcttatttatTGATATAACCACTTTTGAGACAGTTTGGAAtggcttatggaaacaacttatacaTGTCTATAGGTTGTTTTGAGCTTATTTCCATGAGCTCTccatgatagcttatgaaaacagtttatagcttatatgaaaacaatctgcatttattttatcttttatcatAAGCCCTTatcaagttgtttatccaaacagggccatAGTATGATAATATGTTGCAAGAATTACAATcaaaattaagttttattatgttttgttgaATGCTTTAAATAAGAATGATTCAATTAGAATCAATAATTTAATTCTGTAAATGAATGTTGGGTAAATTTCAATTTACTAACTTCAATCATATTATCTCTCTTCTTCCAGAGGGTTAACCAATGTTTGCGTGATGCCTGCCATAATGCTAAACTACTTGGATGCATGGAATTGATTGATTGTAATTCTAAATCGTCGAATTTATCAGTTACATGGAGCCAGGATCAGGGCGCCAAAGATTGTTTCAATTCTTCATCTGGTGCTTTTGCTTATGGAATTTATAACGCTGCTGTACTACTTACGATAGAAACTAGGGTGGTCAACAAATATGTGTATGCACTCTTTTGGGGATTTCAGGTATGCATTTTGCAATTTATTTTCTTCCCTCAGTtgtaattatataaattttgtcCTATAATATTGAGCTGCGAATATTCAAATTTGCTTAATATATTGTGCCTCCAATGAAGATAAACAGCTTAACATATCTTTTTAACGAGACAACATAACAAAAGGGGACTATGAAGATAAACAATGTAAATTGGTATGAAAACTCGTGCAAAAGTTAATATGGATGTCTCATAAGTCATAACCAGTTATGTTTGACGATAGGAAAAACAAGGTTTTAAAAGTAAGAGGTGTGTTATTTTGACACAAAATGGAGCAGTGAAATTCAAACAATTTGGCAACTTAACGCAGTTCAAATAcatggttaattatgtttagtaGATGGTTAATGGATATAACAAGGTGTAGCATTCAACTTAataccttgttaaattcattaacCATCCACTGAACATAACACAATATACATATTTGAGTTATGTTAACcaatcaaatttttttcctccttttatGTAAAAGTAAATGGGTAATTAACAAAACTATATTGTTTTCCTCTAAATTTTCGTATGCAGTTTCACCAAATCACATTTATACCATTTtaacatttaatattataaaaaaagggGGAAGACAAggattgaactttgaaaaaaatgatcaaaatgtTGTCTAATATCATGTCAAGGGCTAACTTGAATCAACCCTAAAAGGAAAATGAATGGTTTGATATTACTTACCAATTATACACATTGATCTTTAATACAGCAAATCAGTACTCTAGCTGGTAATCAAGAACCAAGCTATTTTGTGTGGGAAGTTCTTTTTACAATGTCCATCATAGGATTGGGACTCTTGCTTTTTGCGCTTCTCATTGGAAACATACAGAACTTTCTTCAGGCTCTTGGACGGAGGTAGAACGTGGTTCTCTTACTTTATGTTTACGTTAATTGTTGGTGACATCAATGCTTTATTGTGTGTGTTTCGTTCCGTgataacaaaaattgattttgaacgaATCATTTTTGGCTCTCCCTACCATGAAACCAAACACATAAGTCATTCTGTTTCCTTCTAAATTAACTTCTGTTTAAAGTTCctttcattttaaaatcttGATACATTTTGTTCCATCCTACTTACAGGAGGGTAGAAATGCAACTTAGAGGCCGTGATGTTGAGCAATGGATGAACCATCGTCGCTTACCAGAAGATCTTAAAAGGTATGAAATGttctaattcttttaacgaATGATATCAACATTGGCAAAACGCATCTATTGAATAATGGAATTACATATAATGTACAAATGATGGATACGATATCTGTCATGCAGGAGAGTACGTCAGGCTGAACGGTATAGTTGGGCTGCAACAAGGGGTGTTCCTGAGAAAATGGTTCTGGAAAATTTGCCAGAAGATCTCCAGACAGACATAAGACGCCATCTCTTCAAATTTGTTAATAAAGTATGCATTTAAAAAGAGTTCATGATATACTCTTTAAGTCGATTTTATTTATATGGTTCAGATGTTATGTGGACTTTAAAATCTCACCTAAAATGCTTTAAATAAAATTCGTTTTCCCTATGTCTGCCTGTAACTTGTTGGAATCCAATAGAAGTTGAAtgagaaaacaattttcaaGACAAAGGTTTATGCATATTCATAATGAAACTAAAACAATGACACATTAAAATCCAATTATATTAAACATGTCTGAATGCTATTTATAATGGTGATTTAATTTTCTACGATGATCTAACATTTGTACAGGTTCGAATTTTTGCCCATATGGCTGAGGATGAACCTATCTTAGACGCCATTCGTGAGAGACTAATACAGACGACATACATTAAAGGAAGTAAAATTCTCAGTCAGGGTGGTCTTGTACAGAAAATGGTGTTTATTGTGCGTGGAAAATTGGAGAGCGTCGGAGAGGATGGAATTCCGGTTCC belongs to Medicago truncatula cultivar Jemalong A17 chromosome 6, MtrunA17r5.0-ANR, whole genome shotgun sequence and includes:
- the LOC112422652 gene encoding probable cyclic nucleotide-gated ion channel 20, chloroplastic gives rise to the protein MNHFDKDEIPILSETRGQRSDDPQDSTFRRNISRTRSASISIPMASLDPYERQPNLVGHTGPLRTTRKTPVSQMSGPLYVSPATGNTFQNNIMVAGNKVGENKTEKFSTFDGTDKNEHLLRSGQLGMCNDPYCTTCPTYFKVAQQRKPRASTIFDPKFHNSLYGDAKGYGRKFFSFCNSCIPGVMNPHAKVVQQWNKVLAIFCLVAIFVDPLFFFLLYVEEKNKCIRINHAMATTLVVLRSITDVVYLLNILLQFRLAYVSPESRVVGAGDLVDHPKKIAVNYFKSYFLFDLFVVSPLPQIMILFILPTSLGISGANYAKNLLRLGILIQYIPRLFRFLPLLIGQSPTGFIFESAWANFIINLLIFMLSGHVVGSCWYLFGLQRVNQCLRDACHNAKLLGCMELIDCNSKSSNLSVTWSQDQGAKDCFNSSSGAFAYGIYNAAVLLTIETRVVNKYVYALFWGFQQISTLAGNQEPSYFVWEVLFTMSIIGLGLLLFALLIGNIQNFLQALGRRRVEMQLRGRDVEQWMNHRRLPEDLKRRVRQAERYSWAATRGVPEKMVLENLPEDLQTDIRRHLFKFVNKVRIFAHMAEDEPILDAIRERLIQTTYIKGSKILSQGGLVQKMVFIVRGKLESVGEDGIPVPLSEGDACGEELLRWYLEQSSESKEGKKIKLHGQGLTSDRTVRCLTNVEAFSLRAKDIEEVTTLFARFLRSPRVQGVIRYESTYWRSLAANRIRVAWRYRKKRLSKANTTQNDYQTLMP